From the genome of Prunus persica cultivar Lovell chromosome G8, Prunus_persica_NCBIv2, whole genome shotgun sequence:
CTCAGTAGCCAttgagaatgcaaatatatcatcgatgaACATCTTGTTTCTATTCCACAATTCATTAGTGGATGTATAATTCAAGGAaatttcttgactttcaggtaCCACTGCCACTTCAAGGGCGCTTGTCTGATCAAGGACATTTTCCATTTCAGGAAGTACCTGTGCCTTTTCCGAggcatttgaattataaatTGTGGGCTCtccatttatttcatttggatttaTTTTGGCCATCGACTTCCTCTTTCGAGGGATTGAGTCCCTTGAGCCCAGTGGTCTGTCACGCTTCAGGCCTGCAATAGATGAATTATTTGCTGGCACATTGTTTTGTCCATTATGAACATCAATCCTTGCTGGTGCATTTGCAGTTGGGATATGTGATTTCGTTACCCTTGttgcatcattaaatgcatctggcatTTGATTTGCAATACTTTGAAGGTGAACGATCCTTCTCACTTCGTTCTCGCATTGAGCAGTACGAGGATCGAAACGAGACAAAGTGGGTACATTCCACGATAATTCACGTCGTTCTTcaggaatgagtttgccttgttATTCTTGATGAACATATTTTTCTCCCCCCTAATAGTGGGAAaattgtctcatcaaaatgACAATCCCCAAATCGTGAGGTAAAGATATCACTCGTCAGGGGCTCCAGATATCTGATGATAGATGatgaatcaaaaccaacataaattcccaatATGGGTTGAGGGCCCATCTTAGTACATTGCGGTGATGCAATGGGCACATAAATCgcacaacaaaaaaactcttaaatatgaaatgtttggttgattaCCCAACACAAGTTGTACAGGAGAATATTGATTGTTGGCAATGGGCCTCAATCACACAAGTGATGCTGCATATAAAATGACATGCCTCTAAGCAGAAATTGGCAACTTTGTCTTCATTAGCAAAGTGTGAGATATCAATTGAAGATGcttaattaaagcttctgccaagccattttgagcatGAACATGAGGAATAAGATGTTCAATGTCAATGCCTAGTGACATGtagtagtcatcaaaagtctgagatgtaaattcaccagcattatcgagtctgattgacttaatgcgataatctgggaattgggctcgtaatttaattatctaaGCCAGGAGCCTAACAAATGCCATATTCCGAGTGGACAAAAGGCAAACATGTGACTATCGTATAGATGCATCAACCAAGACCATAAAGTACCGAAATGGTCTACATGGAGGATGCATAGGCccacaaatgtccccttgGATTCTCTTTAAGAATGATGAGGATTTAACATCAACCTTTGGTTGTGATGGTCttgtagacaaagaaattttggcgaattaaaatccaccaaacaagaaaataattagggtttgGTGGATTAAATTGTGGGCCCTATAATTCGCCCATATGACgtgtgactcatcaaaattggattagttgtcaaaaaGTGACACGTGGCGACATTCGACGGAGTGCATCAAACGGTTcaagatgaaaacaaaattaagggaaagaatcttctgtgattgactctgatttaaatcaaatattaatcaggtCAATTAATTGAAGATAATCTGGTTAAATTGTTagattatgggaattgatttaaatcaaatcaaaatcccacaaaacaaggttttaaataGGGAAAGTTATTTAGGTCAAGCATTCTACaagagcctataaataggaggcctCAAGACGAAAGAAAGGGTCAGAAAAAACCTAGCActtagaagaaacaaaaaactctctgcattcttcaacctactttggaagagccaccaagcacaacaaatacgTGCCGGTTCCTTCACCATAGAGAAatcccaaacaccaaacaagcttcgtgctacccgtttgatcaagatcaagtctctacgacccttgtatcaaacacaaattttctttaaacactttggagatcgaatcagaggattcaatatagagattgtaaccctaaatttcattaatacaatattactttgtacacgtgttcttgtctcatttgtcgCAGGATTTTCGTGTTTACAAAttggcacgcccagtgggacATCTCTGCCTCTCATCTCTTTTTCCAGTTCTAAAATCAACCAACACGCCAAAAACGATGGCCTCTAAGAAGATTCAAACCGTTCTTGCAACGAAAGGAAAAAGTGTGAGCGCCTCCTTCTTAAGCGGAGATTCTGCTGGGGTCGTCCCTCGGAGCAAGGCTAAGGCGATATCCTCAACTCAACATGTTACTTCCATACCGACTCAAGCCAAGGTGAAAGATGTTCATCGAAGGCACGAACCGGTTATCAATTTGGCCTCATTGGGGCAAGAAGAATACCTCTCGGGCAGATGAGAGAAACTCTCGGAGTGAAGGGAGGAGTTTTTCGGGTTCGAAGAATTCAAGAGAATGCTCACTCTCTCCTATTTCAGACGCTGACTCGAGCACAGGCTCATACCATAGATCCCCGCCTGACGACCAACAGAAGAAGCTTACCTCGACGTTCGTAGGTGAATCTTATTCTATGGCTATGCAGGTCATGGTGACGGGAGCTATGTCTATTGAAGAACAACTGGCCTATATGAGCAAAGCGGTCACGAAACTGACTAAGATGGTTGAGGAGAAGGATGCACAAATTGCTTCTCTCATCAACAAGTGGGAAGCGCATCAGGATAAGGAGCCTGGTCAAGACGCACACAAGAAAGGACCACATCATGAGGCTGAATCCAGCGAGAAAGGATTGGGTCATGAAATAGAGTCGGGTGAGAAGTCGCACGGAAAAGTTGACGCCGCCTCGGTGGGTTCTTTGTCGGTCCAACAACTTCAGGACATGATCGCGAACACCATCAGGGTTCAATACGGAGCACCTTCCCGAGACACGCTCATGTATTCTAAGCCATGCACCAGGAGGATAGACAACTTGCGGATGCCAACAGGATATCAACCTCCGAAATTCCAACAGTTCGATGAAAAGGGCAACCCAAAACAACATGTTGCACACTTCGTCGAAACATGCAATAATGCTGGGACGGAGGGTGACCACCTGGTGAAACAATTTGTTCGTTCCTTGAAAGGAAATGCATTTGATTGGTATATAGAGTTGGAGTCCGAATCCCTTGACAGTTGGGATCAGATGGAGCCAGAATTCTTGAACAGATTCTATAGCACTCGTCGCACTGTGAGTATGATGGAACTCACAAATACCAAGCAATGGAAAGATGAACCTGTCGTCGATTACATCAATCGATGGCGCTCGTGAAGCCTGGATTGCAAAGATAGGCTTTTGGAGTTATCGGCGGTTGAGATGTGCATTCAAGGGATGCATTGGGGGTTACTTTACATTCTACAAGGAATTAAACCCCGCATGTTTGAGGAGCTAGCGACTCGTGCCCATGATATGGAGTTGAGTATAGCTAGTCACGGAGGAAAGCATGAGCCCGTCATGGAgcaaagaaaggagaaagtcTTTGGACAAAAGACAGATAAGCCTGTCAAGAAGCCTACCAAGGAAGCAATGACAATAAAAACTGTCCCCGTCAAAATCTCCACCTGagataagaagaaagaagtcaAAAGGATGGAGCCATCTCGAGAAGTGGATAGACATCGACGCACTTTAAAGGAGTTAGAGGAAAAAACGTACCCCTTCCTTGACTCCGATGTCGCAGGTATGCTCGAGGACTTGCTTGAAAATAAGGTGATTGAATTGCCAGAATGTAAGCGGCCTGAAGAGATGAACCGAGTCAATGACCCTAAGTTTTGCAAATACCACCGAATTGTTAGCCATCCGGTAGAGAAGTGCTTCGTGTTGAAGGAGCTAATTATGAACTTAGCTAGGCAAGGAAGGATTGAGTTGGATGTTGATGAAATCGCAGATGCGAACGTTGCCACAATTGTGTTTGGATCTTTCGATCAGGTGCTGCTGCCCGCATTGTCGAAAAGATTGGAATTCCAATCAACAAGGGGCATATACCAGGTGACTGATCCGTGTACAAAAGAAGTGGCAGGCAAACCGAACAATCAAGGTAGTGATGGCTTCGTTGGTGACTCGTCTTTCGATGACAATGAAGGATGGACGCTCGTTACCCGGTGAAAACCTCGTACGAAGAGCATTCCTCAACGACAAAATACTCAATCAAAGAGAGAGCGGTGAAAGAGGAGTTCGCACAAACGCTCTAAaagcaaaaccaaaataatggTGAGGAGAGATTCTGGCCAAGAAAGTGGACCACTAACCCAAGAACCACAAATTCCAATTACGCTAGAAGAATACTTTCCCAAAGTGTTCTTCGTAAGAGGACCAACGGAGACTGTTCATATGACAACTTGCTATCAAGTAGATGACGAAGATGTCTCGGAAGGAAGATATGAAACTCATAAAGAGCAAAAGGTCTCAGCACAGGTAGAAGATTCACCATCGCATTTCAATATTGAGGAAGTGGTGGAACTTCCTAAAGCAATACGCATAGCATTGGTAAAGACGTTGATGGATCTCAATattcatccaaatcaaataagTGAGgccaaaaaattagacatgaGTCTCAAGACCGTGCTATCTATTGCGTGACATGTGCTTCCATCACATTCACCGATGAAGATCTTTTGTTAGGGTCCAAACCACATAACCGTCCGCTTTTCGTGTCTGGGTATGTGCGAGAACAGAAACTTAGTCACATGCTCATGGATGGAGGTTCAGCAATAAACATAATGCCTAAGTCCATAATGATAAAGTTAGGCATCACCGTGGATGAATTGTCTCGAAGTCGTCTCATGATTCAAGGCTTCAATCAAGGAGGGCAAAGAGCCATGGGCATGATCAGAATTGAGCTCGTGATAGGTGACTTAAAGTCAAACACCCTATTTCACGTGATTGATGCTAAGACTTCCTACAATCTTCTCTTAGGAAGGCCGTGGGTACATGAAAATGGGATAGTGCCTTCAACTTTACATCaatgtttcaaattttacagaGGTGGAGTGAAGAAAATCCTAGGTGATGTCAAACCATTTACCGAAGCTGAATCCTATTTCGCCGACGCCAAGTTCTACATCGATGAAGACGTGGCATCTGAAGTTATTCTCGTTGAGGTTCACTCAATTGGCCAAGCCATACCAAGAAAAGATGAGCAGTCAAAATGCCTTTCCGCTGAAGATAATGGAGATAACAAGTCAAAAAGCACCACTTTCAGACAAATGAGATCACCACTGATAGATTCACAGAATGTATCTATTCTTGTTCTTCGTTATGTCTCATCATCCCGAAGGAAGGAAGGCCAATCCCCATTTGGAGAACAAGTGAAACTGAGGAAGTCAGGGGAAAGTGACATGAAGTTCTTGAAGGAGTCTGCAACCATGCCTTTACACAAGTTGAGCAATTCAGATGTGTCAAAATCTTCAGTACCAGGATTCGTCAGACCATTACAAGATGCAACAAGACGTGAATATCTTCCGGTCAAAAGAACTAAAGAAGGTTTTGATCCTACTTATAAGCTCATGTCAAAAGCAGGTTATGACTTCAGCTTGTCTTCCCGCTGGGAAAGCTTAATCCAGATGTCATAGGAGAAAGGACACATGGCCTTAGCGAAACCCAAAAGAAGTTGAAGGAGCAGGGTTACACAATCGATTCAGCTAGAGCAAGCCCAGGTTTTAATCCTGTCGCACCTGTCAAGATCTCTgctagaagaaaagaaaagaaggcagAAGCTCAACACATTAGTGTCGAAGTGgttgaggaggaagaagaaccaAAGGCTATTAAGAGAGCCTCAGTGTTCGACCATTTAGCTAAGCCTACCCAGCGAACCTCAGTTTTTAGCCGCATCAAAGAATCGACATCACGACCTTCTGTGTTCAAGAGGATATCTGGACATAAGAATCAAAGGGGAATTCAATCAGCTCCGCGAAGATCGGCACTAGAAAGACTCGGAGTTCCAAGCCAGCCGTCTGAAGAAAAAAGCCAGCGAGAGTTGGAAAGTGGAGTTCATGTTGATTTGACGGAAGATAACGAAATCCGGAGCCTAATCCCGTCACGTATGAAACGTCGCTCAACACTAGACGTAACTTCAGGTGACCAACTCAAAGTGCAACGACGAACAATCATACAAACTCGGAAAACTTTGAGTcaacaaaatgaaagtgacGATGAAGGAGTAGAGATTCTAGCCGTTCATCACGTTACGATTAAAGAGCTCGATGAAGAGGAACCTTTCGAAGATGAGGTTCATGACGCTCCTACTGCATTAGAAGATGGGGGCCCATCGACTGTTGATGAATTAAAAGAGCTCAACTTGGGCACAAATGAAGACCTAAGACCTATCTTCGTTAGTGCACTTTTGAATCCTAGCGAAGAGGAATCATATCATCAGCTGTTACTTGAGTATAAAGATGTCTTTGCTTGGACGTATAAAGAGATGCTAGGCCTcgatccaaaagttggggtcCACCACCTTGCAGTCAAACCTGGAATGCGTCCAATCAAACAAACTCAACATCGCTTCCGTCCGGAGCTTCTAAGTCAAATTGAAGCCGAAGTTGACAAGTTGATCGCCGCCGGATTTATTAGGGAGGTGAAATACCCGATGTGGATAGCGAACATTGTTCcggtgaagaagaaaatcactGGACAAATTCGTATTTGTGTTGACTTCCGAGACTTAAACGAGGCTTGCTCGAAGGATAACTTTCCATTGCTCATAATTGAGCTCATGGTGATGCAACCACAGGTCATGAAGCCTTATCTTTCATGGATGGTTCATCTGGATACAATCAAATAAGAATGTCGCCAGAGGACGAAGAACTCACAGCTTTCCGCACTCCAAAAGGAATTTATTGTTACAAGGTGATGCCATTTGGCCTCAAAAATGCAGGTGTAACCTATCAACGTGCAATGTAAAAGATCTTTGGTGACATGCTTCACAAGAATGTCGAGTGCTACGTTGATGACTTGGTGATCAAatcaaaaagaagagaagatcaCTTGAAAGATTTGAGAACGGTGTTTAACAGATTGCGGGAGTACCAACTCAGGATGAACCCTTTGAAATGTGCTTTCGGCGTCACATCAGGTAAATTCCTTGGTTTCATTGTTAAACATCGAGGCATCGAAGTAGATCAGACTAAGATTAAAGCCATCTGAGATATGCCCGAGCCAAGAAATTTACGTGAGTTGAAAAGTTTACAAGGATGCCTCGCATTTATTCAGCgattcatctcaaacttagCAGGGAGGTGTCAGCCATTCAGTCGCCTTATGAAAAAGGATGTTCCATTTGTTTGGGATGAAGCTTGTCATAATGCCTTTGAAAGCATACAGAAGTACCTATCGAGTTCACCATTCTAGGCAAACAACTGAAATTGTACATTGTGGCTCAAGAAAGATCAATTGGAGCCCTTTTAGCGCAAGAGAATGAGTCACACAGAGAGCAAGCACTCTACTATCTAAGACGAACGCTTACTGGTCCCGAACTGAACTACACGCTTATAGAAAAGAAGTGTCTTGCACTTATTTTTGCTATCCAAAAGTTAAGGCACTGTATGCAAGCATTCACGGTTCATCTAATTGCACGAGCTGACTCGGTGAGGTACATTATGTCAAAACCAGTCTTGACGGGGCGTTTGGCCAAGTGGGCTTTACTTCTCAATCAGTATGAAATCATCTACACTCCAGCAAAGGCGGTTAAGGGGCAAGCTGTTGCAGACTTCCTAGCCGATCATCCAATTCTAGCAGACTGGGAAATTTCAGATGACTTACCCGACGAAAAAGTCTTCTTCGCTGACATTTCTCTTGCTTGGATGATGTTCTTTGATGGATCGGCTCGTAAAGATGGGGCGAGGGCTGGCGTAGTCTTCGTATTACCCGAGAGACACATATTGTTCTATTCATTCTCCTTAAGTAAACTTTGCTCGAACAACGTTGCAGAATACCAAGCTTTGATCATGGGCTTACAAATGGCCGTGGAGATGAAGATATCGAGCTTAGAAGTATATGGTGACTCCATGTTAATGATCAACCAACTGTTGACCTACTACGAAGTTAGGAAGGATGATCTAATTCCATACCACCAATTGGCCATGCAATTACTAGAAAGGTTTGACTTCGTGATGCTGGAGCATGTGCCAAGAAAAGATAACCAAATGGCAGATGCCTTAGCCAACCTTGCCGCTACGTTGGCATTGACAAAAGATGATGCAATAAATCTTCTAGTTTGCCAACGTTGGGTCGTTCCATTAACACTTGGGGCATCGCAAGAAGGAGTCAACGTTATCTCGGTATTGTCCATTGACGTTGACGACTGGAGACAACCTTTAATTGATTATCTTGAGCATGGGAAACTGCCAGATGATTCAAGACATCGATCAGAGGTATGACGTCGGGCACCTCGATTCATTTATTACAAAGAAATTCTCTATCGTCGTTCATTTGAAGGCATTTTTCTAAGATACTTGGCCGAAGAAGATGCATTCAAAGCAATGGAGGAGGCTCACTCAGGAATTTGTGGAGCACATCAATCAGGGCCAAAGCTAAATTTCCAAATAAAGAGGATGGGCTACTATTAGCTGACTATGGTCAAGGATTGCATGGATTATGTGAAGAAATGCCAAGCATGTCAATTCCATGCCAACTTTATCCATCAACCGCCGGAGCCACTACATCCTACAATTACTTCATGGCCATTTGATGTGTGGGGTCTTGATGTGGTGGGACCGATAGCACCCAAATCTTCTGACGGTCATTCTTACATCCTTGCAGCCACATACTACTTTTCAAAATGGGCGGAAGCTGTGCCTCTAAAGGaagtgaagaaagaaaatgtagTGAGCTTTATCAAGGTAAACATCATTAATCGGTATGGTGTGCCACGCTACATCATCACAGATAATGGAAAGCCATTCTCGAACTGGTTGATGGACAAATTGTGTGAAGACTTTGGTTTCAAACAATGCAACTCTTCAATGTACAATGCCCCAGCCAACGGTCTTGCGGAAGCATTCAATAAAACTCTTTGCAGCATGTTGAAGAAAGTTGTTGgaagaacaaagaaagattGGCATGAAAGGATAAATGAAGCATTGTGGGCTTATCGGACGACATACCGGACGCCTACTCAGGCTACACCATACTCACTCGTGTATAGCGTGGAAGCAGTCTTGCCTCTAGAAAGTCAACTTCCATCATTGAGGATGGCCGTACAAGAGGGATTGACtgatgaagagaatgcgaagCTACGTCTCCAATAGTTAGAAGCACTAAACGAAAAGAGACTCGAAGCGCAACAACGCTTAGAGTGTTATCAAGCTCGGCTTTCGAATGGTTTTAACAAGAAAGTGCGCCCCAGATCTTTTTAGGTGGGAGATCTCGTCCTCGCATTACGTAGACCTATCAtcacaaaacacaaaaccgGAAGCAAATTTACTTCGAAATGGGATGGGCCCTACGTGGCACAAGAAGTATAGACAAGTGGCGCTTACAAGATTGTAGCGGAGGATGGTTTAAGAATTGGCCCTATCAACGGAAAATTCTTGAAACGATACTATGCATGAAGTGACTACCAGCTCCTGGCCCGCATGAGCCTAAACTGCGTAcggcacccaaaaaaaaacagaagtgGCTCATTGGATTGAAAACCCGAAACGGCGGTCCAAGCAAAAAATTAGAGCACAAGAAAGTCAGTTGAACTGAAAACCCGAAAGGGCGGTTTAAGCAAAAAGtaggaccaaaaaaaaaaaatttcccttgAACTACGTGATGACTTGATCCCTTCTCActgagggtacgtaggcagcttGGACAAATAATTCCAAGTTCAGtcacatcaaaataaaaacaaagggtTTCCCCCATCAATTCGAACcattcgaaaaaaaaaattatgaaataagAAAATGCTTGTATTTCATTATGAAAGTTAACTAGTAAACATCAACACTTTGACAAgttcaaagagaaatataaataaagcaaagaaagtttacaacaacaaaatttgcTATTCCCAAGACAAATCCTTGAAGCCGTTACGCAGTCTCTCAAAGGAAACTTGTAATGTATCTAAAGTCTCGGCATCTACAGCTGATAGTACAGGAGCTCCTTCAACTACAATCTTATCCTCTCTCAAGCGGGTGACCTCACCATGATGATAAGAAAGTTGTGCATCACTCTCCGAAAATGATTCGTTTAGTTGACTCAATCTTAACTCCAATTGTTCTTGTTCCTTCTTCAACTCCTCCATACGCGTATTGGCAGATTGAATAGACT
Proteins encoded in this window:
- the LOC109950834 gene encoding uncharacterized protein K02A2.6-like, with the translated sequence MVKDCMDYVKKCQACQFHANFIHQPPEPLHPTITSWPFDVWGLDVVGPIAPKSSDGHSYILAATYYFSKWAEAVPLKEVKKENVVSFIKVNIINRYGVPRYIITDNGKPFSNWLMDKLCEDFGFKQCNSSMYNAPANGLAEAFNKTLCSMLKKVVGRTKKDWHERINEALWAYRTTYRTPTQATPYSLVYSVEAVLPLESQLPSLRMAVQEGLTDEENAKLRLQ